A stretch of the Filimonas lacunae genome encodes the following:
- a CDS encoding efflux RND transporter permease subunit, whose protein sequence is MRISAYAVKNYQFTLIMVLMVIALGVTTVMNMPRSEDPDLKAPNFPVIVIYPGTSPKDMEELVVKPLEKRIYGLDDIKRIRSTISDGLAVLTVEYKYSSNVDDKYQELVRETNAARSYLPQDIYKIDVQQADPSNVNILQIGLVSDNASRDKLKQAAEDLQDNLEKIKQLKNVEIVGLPSRIIRVDLQLERMAQLHIPLTYAANALQSEIANIPGGSVNQGNKSFNIKTNGNYQNIEEIKNTVVYTSNGKNIFLKDVANVYFDYTPETDITRLNGHRCVFVVAAQKTGENITQVQKAYLPVIEQFKQTLPSNIDLQLQFDQADNVNRRLGGLGEDFLIAIGLVLLTLLPLGTRASLVVMISIPLSLAIGIVLIHVLGYSLNQLSIVGLVVALGLLVDDSIVVVENIERWLREGHSRLEATLKATTQIGTAVIGCTATLIIAFMPLMFLPEASGDFIRSLPIAVISAVLASMVVSLTVVPFLASKMLKAHAHTEGNLFMRGLQKVIHGSYSKLLDKALHRPWVTIGVALVIFVASLKLMGVVGASLFPASEKPQFLIDISAPQQSSLYYTDSIAKQIEKELKQMPEVKYFATNVGKGNPRIYYNVFTQNERTDFAELFVQLDPETRTDKKLAIIEKLRKKWTPYPGAKVEVKDFEQGEPIISPVEVRLQGDNLDTLRMLAGQVEAMLIRTPGTLYTNNPVRNLKTDIRVQINKDKAQALGVPTVNIGRTVRMAIAGLNVGTFTNPDSDGDDYAIVLTTPHPSYPDLTIFDNLYVNNATGQSVPLTQLATLRLETSPLRINHHNKNRIVSVNSFVQKGYLNDRVIQSVIQQMDKMKLPAGYTYQMGGEIESRNQSFGGFGSIIMVTLFLFIAVLILEFKTFKSTLIVLSVIPLGIVGAVLALLITGNSMSFVATIGIVALAGIEVKNTILLVDFTNQLRREGMGLMEAIEQAGEIRFLPIILTTLTAIGGLLPIALSSNPLISPLAIVMIGGLISSTLLSRIVTPVVYKLMPPAIEPEKKEDEVL, encoded by the coding sequence ATGAGAATATCAGCATATGCGGTAAAGAACTATCAGTTTACCCTTATTATGGTACTGATGGTGATAGCATTGGGCGTTACTACGGTAATGAACATGCCCCGCTCGGAAGACCCCGATTTAAAAGCACCTAACTTTCCGGTGATTGTGATTTATCCCGGCACCAGTCCTAAAGACATGGAAGAGCTGGTGGTAAAGCCTTTAGAAAAACGCATTTACGGCCTGGACGATATCAAACGTATACGCAGCACCATTAGCGATGGCCTGGCCGTACTTACGGTAGAATATAAATACAGCAGCAATGTAGATGACAAATACCAGGAACTGGTACGCGAAACCAATGCCGCCCGCAGTTACCTGCCGCAAGACATTTATAAGATAGATGTGCAGCAGGCCGATCCTTCCAACGTAAACATCCTGCAAATTGGCCTTGTATCGGACAACGCTTCCCGCGACAAGCTGAAACAGGCAGCGGAAGACCTGCAGGACAACCTGGAGAAGATAAAGCAATTGAAGAATGTAGAGATTGTAGGGCTGCCCAGCCGCATTATACGTGTAGATCTGCAACTGGAAAGAATGGCACAACTGCACATTCCGCTTACCTATGCAGCCAACGCTTTACAAAGCGAAATAGCCAACATCCCGGGCGGCAGTGTAAACCAGGGCAATAAATCATTTAACATTAAAACCAATGGCAACTACCAGAACATTGAAGAGATAAAGAACACCGTGGTATATACCAGCAATGGTAAAAACATTTTTCTGAAAGATGTAGCCAATGTGTATTTCGACTATACTCCGGAAACCGATATTACCCGCTTAAACGGTCACCGTTGTGTGTTTGTAGTAGCTGCCCAAAAAACAGGCGAAAACATTACACAGGTACAAAAAGCTTACCTGCCCGTTATTGAGCAGTTTAAACAAACACTGCCGTCTAACATTGACCTGCAATTACAGTTTGACCAGGCCGATAACGTAAACCGCCGCCTGGGCGGGCTGGGCGAAGACTTTTTAATAGCCATTGGCCTGGTGTTATTAACCCTGCTGCCACTGGGCACCCGCGCATCGCTGGTGGTGATGATCTCTATCCCTTTATCGCTGGCTATAGGCATTGTACTGATTCATGTGCTGGGGTATAGTTTAAATCAGCTAAGTATTGTGGGCCTGGTAGTGGCACTGGGGTTGCTGGTAGATGATAGCATTGTGGTAGTAGAAAACATTGAACGCTGGCTGCGCGAAGGGCATTCGCGCCTGGAAGCTACTCTAAAAGCCACCACCCAGATAGGCACCGCAGTAATTGGTTGTACTGCCACTCTTATCATTGCCTTTATGCCCCTGATGTTTTTACCTGAAGCATCCGGCGATTTCATCCGCAGTTTGCCTATAGCAGTGATCAGCGCCGTATTGGCATCTATGGTGGTATCGTTAACCGTGGTACCTTTCTTAGCCAGCAAAATGCTGAAAGCACATGCACATACAGAAGGCAATCTGTTTATGCGCGGCCTGCAGAAAGTGATACACGGCAGCTATTCTAAACTGCTGGACAAAGCCCTGCACCGCCCCTGGGTTACTATTGGTGTAGCGCTGGTGATATTTGTAGCATCGCTGAAACTGATGGGTGTGGTAGGTGCAAGCTTATTCCCCGCATCGGAGAAGCCTCAGTTTTTGATTGATATTTCTGCCCCTCAGCAATCGAGCCTGTATTACACCGATTCTATTGCCAAACAAATAGAGAAAGAACTGAAGCAAATGCCGGAGGTAAAATACTTTGCCACCAACGTAGGTAAAGGCAACCCACGCATTTACTATAACGTGTTCACCCAAAACGAACGTACTGATTTTGCGGAGCTGTTTGTGCAACTGGACCCGGAAACACGCACAGATAAAAAGCTGGCGATCATAGAGAAGCTACGCAAAAAATGGACACCTTATCCCGGCGCCAAAGTGGAGGTAAAAGACTTTGAGCAAGGCGAACCTATTATTTCTCCCGTAGAGGTACGCCTGCAAGGCGATAACTTGGATACCCTGCGCATGCTGGCCGGGCAGGTAGAAGCCATGCTCATCCGCACACCAGGCACATTGTACACCAATAACCCTGTACGTAATTTAAAAACAGATATCCGCGTACAGATTAATAAAGACAAAGCCCAGGCGTTGGGTGTGCCTACTGTGAATATTGGCCGCACCGTGCGTATGGCTATTGCCGGGTTAAACGTGGGTACTTTTACCAACCCCGATTCGGATGGCGATGACTATGCCATTGTGCTTACCACGCCCCACCCTTCTTATCCCGATCTGACTATATTCGACAACCTGTATGTAAACAATGCTACGGGACAGAGTGTGCCTTTAACCCAACTGGCCACCCTGCGACTGGAAACTTCTCCTTTACGCATTAACCACCATAACAAAAACAGAATTGTAAGTGTAAACTCCTTTGTTCAGAAAGGCTACTTAAACGACCGTGTGATACAAAGCGTAATACAGCAAATGGACAAAATGAAATTACCTGCTGGCTATACTTACCAGATGGGGGGCGAAATAGAAAGTCGGAACCAATCCTTTGGCGGATTTGGCAGCATTATTATGGTAACACTGTTCCTCTTCATTGCCGTGCTGATACTGGAATTCAAAACCTTTAAAAGCACACTGATTGTATTATCTGTAATTCCGCTGGGCATTGTAGGCGCCGTGCTGGCATTGCTGATCACCGGTAACTCTATGTCATTCGTAGCCACCATAGGTATTGTGGCACTGGCAGGTATTGAAGTAAAAAACACCATATTGCTGGTAGATTTCACCAACCAGCTACGCCGCGAAGGCATGGGCTTAATGGAAGCCATTGAACAGGCTGGTGAAATACGTTTCTTACCTATCATCTTAACAACGCTTACAGCAATAGGTGGTTTATTACCTATCGCGTTATCCAGCAACCCGCTGATATCGCCACTAGCTATTGTTATGATAGGCGGGTTAATCAGTTCTACATTGCTGTCGCGTATTGTTACGCCGGTGGTGTACAAGCTAATGCCACCAGCTATTGAGCCAGAGAAGAAAGAAGATGAAGTGTTATAG
- a CDS encoding iron-sulfur cluster assembly protein, which produces MEVTLRDQIEDTLRTVYDPEIPVNIMELGLVYKIDIKDNNAVQITMTLTAPACPVAGDIVLEVETKVKAVEGVSDVHVHITFDPQWTREMMSEEAKLELGWL; this is translated from the coding sequence ATGGAAGTTACTTTACGCGATCAGATAGAAGATACCTTGCGCACCGTATACGATCCCGAAATTCCGGTGAACATTATGGAGCTGGGCCTGGTATACAAAATTGACATAAAAGATAACAACGCTGTACAAATAACCATGACCCTTACTGCACCTGCCTGCCCTGTGGCTGGCGATATTGTATTGGAAGTGGAAACAAAAGTAAAAGCGGTGGAAGGCGTAAGCGATGTGCATGTGCATATTACTTTCGATCCGCAGTGGACGAGGGAAATGATGAGTGAGGAAGCGAAGCTGGAGCTGGGATGGCTGTAA
- a CDS encoding SufE family protein, producing the protein MTINEKQDEIIEEFELFSDWMDKYENIIQLGKDLPIIDDQYKTADHLIKGCQSMVWLHAEYKDGLLHFTADSDAIITKGLISMVVKVLSGHTPKEIAEADLYFINAIGLTSHLSPTRSNGLLSMVKQIKAYAIAYMGKERL; encoded by the coding sequence ATGACGATTAACGAGAAACAGGACGAGATTATAGAAGAGTTTGAGCTGTTCTCTGACTGGATGGATAAATATGAAAATATTATCCAGCTGGGAAAAGACCTGCCCATAATAGATGATCAATACAAAACAGCCGATCACCTGATTAAAGGTTGTCAAAGCATGGTATGGTTACATGCAGAATACAAAGATGGATTACTGCATTTTACTGCCGATAGTGATGCTATTATTACCAAGGGGCTTATTAGCATGGTAGTAAAAGTATTAAGTGGCCATACACCTAAAGAGATAGCTGAAGCCGATTTGTATTTTATTAATGCTATAGGTTTAACCAGCCATTTATCACCCACCCGCTCTAACGGATTATTATCGATGGTAAAGCAGATAAAAGCTTATGCCATTGCTTATATGGGAAAGGAGCGGTTATAA
- a CDS encoding aminotransferase class V-fold PLP-dependent enzyme: MSGTLNLEAIRKDFPILNTKVYGKQLVYLDNGATTQKPQSVIDAVDRYYQQYNSNVHRGVHLLSQQATEAYEAARKTIASFIHTKHEHEVIFTKGTTDGINLVASCFGRAFLKPGDSILISAMEHHSNIVPWQMICEEKGATVKVIPMDTKGVLQMDALSALLDDSVKLVACTYVSNSLGTVNPVRDIIAQAHAKGIPVLIDAAQAIQHIPVDVQELDVDFMVFSGHKLYGPTGIGALYGKEEWLNKLPPYQGGGDMIKTVTFAKTVYNELPYKFEAGTPDMSGAIGLAAAIDYVQGIGLAAIQQAEQELLQYALKQLSQIEGLRFIGESPERSGVISFLYKNTHPFDVGELLDKQGIAVRTGHHCCQPVMDFLEIPGTARASFAFYNTFEEVDMLVAGIKKAAAMLD; encoded by the coding sequence ATGTCAGGTACATTGAATTTAGAAGCGATAAGAAAGGACTTTCCGATACTGAACACAAAAGTGTACGGCAAACAACTGGTGTACCTGGATAATGGCGCCACTACACAAAAACCGCAAAGCGTTATTGATGCAGTAGACCGTTATTACCAGCAATATAACAGTAATGTACACCGCGGTGTGCACCTGTTAAGCCAGCAGGCAACAGAAGCATATGAAGCTGCCCGTAAAACGATAGCTTCCTTTATTCATACAAAGCACGAGCACGAGGTGATTTTTACCAAAGGCACTACCGATGGTATTAACCTGGTAGCTTCCTGCTTTGGACGTGCTTTTCTGAAACCGGGCGACAGTATTCTTATCTCTGCTATGGAGCACCACTCCAACATTGTGCCCTGGCAAATGATCTGCGAAGAAAAAGGAGCCACTGTAAAGGTGATTCCTATGGATACAAAAGGCGTTTTACAAATGGATGCATTATCAGCTTTACTCGACGATTCGGTAAAGCTGGTAGCCTGCACCTATGTAAGCAACTCACTCGGTACCGTTAACCCGGTAAGAGACATTATTGCACAGGCGCATGCCAAAGGCATACCGGTGTTAATAGATGCTGCACAGGCTATACAGCATATTCCTGTTGATGTGCAGGAACTGGATGTTGACTTTATGGTATTCTCCGGTCATAAATTATATGGCCCTACCGGTATCGGTGCTTTATACGGTAAAGAAGAATGGTTAAATAAGCTGCCGCCTTACCAGGGTGGTGGTGATATGATCAAAACCGTAACCTTTGCCAAAACGGTTTATAACGAATTACCTTATAAGTTTGAAGCGGGTACACCTGATATGTCTGGCGCTATAGGCCTGGCCGCTGCTATTGATTATGTGCAGGGGATAGGTTTAGCCGCTATTCAGCAGGCTGAGCAGGAATTGCTGCAGTATGCACTGAAACAACTTTCTCAAATTGAAGGATTACGTTTTATAGGCGAATCGCCCGAGCGTTCCGGTGTTATTTCCTTCCTGTATAAAAACACGCATCCTTTTGATGTGGGCGAATTGCTGGATAAACAAGGTATTGCCGTTCGTACCGGACACCATTGCTGCCAGCCAGTGATGGACTTTTTAGAAATACCTGGCACCGCCCGTGCTTCTTTTGCTTTTTACAACACTTTTGAAGAGGTGGATATGCTGGTGGCAGGCATTAAAAAAGCGGCCGCTATGCTGGATTAA
- the sufD gene encoding Fe-S cluster assembly protein SufD, which yields MTNQVATPLYNKLAAAFEARNAAERVPLREEAFAAFKAKGFPSVKEEDWRFTSLVPYLDVDFNLTTPVVDENVLQQAIHKAAIEGLDAYKLVVVNGVLNTALSALPAAENLTVKALQPIIGTEEFTAHFPDHTGGNAFTSLNTAFFTEGIYVEVPKNAVVDKPVHIIHLYTTADSAFIQPRQVMVVNRNADVVFVETAAAVHGQQVIFINNVTQVVVKENAQCTHYHIQSNAAGERYVHHTQVTQHRTSRYSNYTFSLPGADLLRNNLEITLDDTATETHLYGLYLVAGTQLTDNHTAIEHKHPACQSTEHYKGVIMQNGKAVFNGKVYVQREAQQTNAYQQNNNLLLSDKAQVYAKPQLEIFADDVKCSHGCTIGQFNPESLFYLQARGIGKESARKLLVEAFMFDVAEKIENEPIKEHVRQLIYQKMSELS from the coding sequence ATGACAAACCAGGTAGCTACACCTTTATATAATAAACTGGCCGCTGCATTCGAAGCTCGCAATGCAGCAGAGCGCGTTCCCCTGCGGGAAGAAGCGTTCGCCGCCTTCAAGGCCAAAGGCTTTCCGTCCGTGAAGGAAGAAGACTGGCGTTTTACAAGTCTGGTTCCTTATCTGGACGTTGATTTCAATTTAACCACACCTGTTGTTGACGAAAACGTTCTGCAGCAGGCTATTCATAAAGCCGCTATTGAAGGGCTGGATGCTTATAAGCTGGTAGTAGTAAACGGTGTGCTGAACACTGCTTTATCTGCATTACCTGCAGCTGAAAACCTTACCGTAAAAGCTTTACAGCCCATTATTGGTACAGAAGAGTTTACTGCACATTTTCCGGATCATACAGGCGGTAACGCCTTTACTTCTTTAAATACAGCATTCTTTACCGAAGGTATTTATGTAGAAGTTCCTAAAAATGCAGTAGTAGATAAGCCGGTACATATTATCCATTTGTATACCACTGCCGACAGTGCTTTTATACAGCCACGCCAGGTAATGGTGGTAAACCGGAATGCTGATGTGGTGTTTGTAGAAACAGCAGCAGCAGTACATGGGCAGCAGGTTATCTTTATCAACAATGTAACTCAGGTGGTAGTAAAGGAAAATGCGCAATGTACCCATTACCATATCCAGAGCAATGCAGCAGGAGAAAGATATGTGCACCATACCCAGGTTACCCAACACCGCACCAGCCGCTATAGCAATTATACCTTTAGCTTACCCGGTGCCGATCTGTTACGTAACAACCTGGAAATTACACTGGACGATACCGCTACAGAAACCCATTTATATGGTTTATACCTGGTAGCCGGCACTCAGTTAACGGACAATCACACCGCTATTGAACACAAGCACCCGGCTTGTCAGAGCACAGAGCACTATAAAGGTGTGATCATGCAAAACGGTAAAGCGGTGTTTAACGGTAAAGTATATGTACAGCGCGAAGCACAGCAAACCAATGCTTATCAGCAAAACAACAACCTGTTGTTGAGCGATAAAGCACAGGTATATGCCAAGCCGCAGCTGGAAATTTTTGCCGATGATGTAAAGTGCAGCCACGGTTGTACCATTGGTCAGTTTAACCCCGAATCACTATTTTATTTACAGGCACGTGGCATAGGTAAAGAATCAGCACGTAAACTGCTGGTAGAAGCCTTTATGTTTGATGTGGCCGAAAAAATAGAGAACGAGCCTATTAAAGAGCACGTTCGTCAGTTGATTTATCAGAAGATGTCAGAACTGTCCTAA
- the sufC gene encoding Fe-S cluster assembly ATPase SufC — MLVIKDLHAGIDGKEILKGINLTVNAGEVHAIMGPNGSGKSSLASVLAGRENYEVTSGEVWLDGKNVLEMAPEERAREGVFLAFQYPVEIPGVSNINFLKTALGEIRQHHGLPQLTAKEFLAMTKEKQKLVEFDAKLANRSLNEGFSGGEKKRNEIFQLAMLNPKLSILDETDSGLDIDALRIVSNGVNKLRSKDNAFVLITHYQRLLDYIVPDVVHVLYNGKIVRSGTKELALELEEKGYDWLKEELRVRESSIQ; from the coding sequence ATGTTAGTTATAAAAGATTTACACGCAGGAATTGACGGTAAAGAAATATTAAAAGGCATTAACCTTACTGTGAACGCAGGTGAGGTGCATGCTATCATGGGACCCAACGGTTCTGGTAAAAGTTCACTGGCTTCTGTATTGGCAGGCCGTGAAAACTATGAAGTAACCAGTGGCGAAGTGTGGCTGGATGGCAAAAATGTGCTGGAAATGGCACCTGAGGAAAGAGCAAGGGAAGGGGTGTTTCTGGCATTCCAGTACCCTGTAGAAATACCCGGTGTTTCTAATATCAACTTTTTAAAAACCGCTTTAGGCGAAATTCGTCAGCATCATGGCTTACCGCAGTTAACTGCGAAAGAATTCCTGGCTATGACCAAGGAAAAGCAGAAGCTGGTTGAGTTTGACGCCAAACTGGCTAACCGTTCGTTAAACGAAGGTTTCTCTGGTGGTGAAAAGAAAAGGAACGAGATATTTCAGCTGGCGATGTTAAATCCTAAGCTGAGTATCCTGGACGAAACCGATTCAGGTTTGGATATTGATGCGTTACGTATTGTATCGAATGGAGTAAATAAACTGCGCTCAAAAGACAACGCTTTTGTACTGATTACCCACTACCAGCGCCTGCTCGACTACATCGTTCCGGATGTGGTGCATGTACTGTACAACGGTAAAATTGTACGTTCGGGTACCAAAGAACTGGCACTGGAACTGGAAGAAAAAGGCTATGACTGGCTGAAAGAAGAACTGCGCGTACGTGAATCATCCATTCAATAA
- the sufB gene encoding Fe-S cluster assembly protein SufB, which produces MDNDSNILDELTEREYEYGFVTDIDMEIVPAGLSEDTVRFISAKKNEPEWLLEWRLKGYKSFLKQEMPQWQNFTLPQELDYQKMSYYAAPKTQPKYSSLDEVDPELLRTFEKLGIPLSEQKALAGVAVDVVFDSVSVTTTYKKQLEELGIIFCSISEAVQNHPDLVKQYLGTVVPFSDNLFASLNTAVFSDGSFVYIPKGVRCPMELSTYFRINAQNTGQFERTLIIADEGSYVSYLEGCTAPQRDENQLHAAVVELIALKDAEIKYSTVQNWYPGDKEGKGGIYNFVTKRGACRGDRSKISWTQVETGSAITWKYPSVLLQGNASEGEFYSVAVTNNKQVADTGTKIHHIGPNTKSRIVSKGISAGQGQNSYRGLVQIGSKADNARNFTQCDSLLIGNDCGAHTFPYIESKNNTAMLEHEATTSKIGEDQVFYLKARGIDQEKAIALIVNGYAKEVLNQLPMEFAVEAQKLLSLTLEGSVG; this is translated from the coding sequence ATGGACAATGATAGCAATATATTGGATGAACTAACAGAACGGGAGTATGAGTACGGTTTTGTTACGGATATTGACATGGAAATTGTTCCTGCCGGCCTGAGTGAAGATACTGTTCGGTTCATTTCTGCGAAGAAAAATGAGCCTGAATGGTTATTAGAATGGCGTTTAAAAGGTTATAAGTCCTTTTTGAAGCAGGAAATGCCCCAATGGCAAAACTTTACCCTTCCCCAGGAACTGGATTACCAGAAGATGAGTTATTACGCGGCACCTAAAACTCAGCCTAAGTATAGCAGTCTGGATGAGGTAGATCCTGAATTATTACGCACTTTCGAAAAGCTGGGCATCCCCTTATCAGAGCAGAAAGCACTGGCTGGTGTGGCGGTAGATGTGGTGTTTGACAGTGTGTCTGTAACTACAACGTATAAAAAGCAACTGGAAGAACTGGGAATTATTTTCTGTTCTATCAGCGAAGCGGTGCAAAATCACCCCGACCTGGTAAAGCAGTACCTGGGCACGGTAGTGCCTTTCTCTGATAACCTGTTTGCTTCGCTGAACACAGCCGTATTCTCCGACGGATCGTTCGTGTATATTCCTAAAGGCGTACGTTGCCCGATGGAATTATCTACCTACTTCCGTATCAACGCGCAAAACACGGGTCAGTTCGAGCGTACTTTAATTATTGCCGATGAAGGCAGTTATGTAAGTTATCTCGAAGGATGCACTGCCCCGCAGCGCGACGAAAACCAGCTGCACGCAGCAGTGGTGGAATTGATTGCCCTGAAGGATGCGGAAATCAAGTATTCCACTGTGCAAAACTGGTATCCCGGTGATAAAGAAGGTAAGGGAGGTATTTACAACTTCGTAACCAAGCGTGGTGCCTGCCGTGGCGACCGCTCTAAAATATCCTGGACACAGGTAGAAACCGGTTCTGCCATTACCTGGAAATACCCCAGCGTATTACTGCAGGGCAATGCCTCAGAAGGCGAATTCTACTCTGTAGCCGTTACCAACAACAAACAGGTTGCCGATACCGGCACCAAAATTCACCATATTGGCCCCAACACCAAAAGCCGCATAGTATCCAAAGGTATTTCTGCCGGCCAGGGCCAGAACAGTTATCGTGGATTAGTGCAAATAGGAAGCAAGGCCGATAACGCGCGTAATTTTACCCAGTGTGATTCACTGTTAATAGGTAATGATTGCGGCGCGCACACCTTCCCCTATATCGAAAGCAAGAACAACACAGCTATGCTGGAGCACGAGGCCACTACCTCTAAAATTGGCGAAGACCAGGTGTTTTATTTAAAAGCGCGTGGTATTGACCAGGAAAAAGCGATAGCCCTTATTGTAAATGGTTATGCGAAAGAGGTATTGAACCAACTGCCTATGGAATTTGCCGTAGAAGCACAAAAATTATTATCACTTACACTGGAAGGAAGTGTAGGCTAA
- a CDS encoding DNA topoisomerase IB, with the protein MGEAAIKLPHKAILAVHRNYKDAASVVKLVYVSDSLPGITRHKKGNGFGYTFSNKPLTNKEELERIRKLAIPPAWENVWICALPNGHIQATGMDARKRKQYRYHAMWQVVRTETKFHHMYEFGKALPALRLQLENDIAQKQLCESKVLATVVSLMERTFIRIGNNEYEKLNGSYGLTTLKDKHVSFEGDKVRFSFIGKKGIDHDITLKSKRLAKIVKQCRDIPGKELFQYYDEEGKRHSIDSGMVNNYIQAATGMDFTAKDFRTWAGSLLALQTLCSAGEVLSETEGKRNINSMLDEVSAKLGNTRTVCKKYYVHPGLIRLYQEQKLTHYLKQLDQLEEPDQITGLTQDEQVLMKVLKAINRGNASTS; encoded by the coding sequence ATGGGAGAAGCTGCCATTAAGCTACCTCATAAAGCTATTTTAGCCGTACACCGCAATTACAAAGATGCTGCATCGGTGGTTAAACTGGTTTATGTAAGCGATTCGCTACCGGGTATCACACGCCACAAAAAAGGAAATGGTTTTGGATACACCTTTTCCAATAAACCACTCACTAATAAAGAGGAGCTGGAACGTATTCGTAAGCTGGCCATTCCGCCGGCCTGGGAAAATGTGTGGATATGCGCTTTGCCTAACGGACATATCCAGGCTACCGGCATGGATGCACGCAAACGCAAGCAATACCGCTATCATGCCATGTGGCAGGTGGTGCGTACCGAAACCAAGTTCCATCATATGTACGAGTTTGGAAAAGCGCTGCCTGCGCTGCGGTTACAGCTGGAAAATGATATTGCACAAAAGCAGCTGTGCGAATCAAAAGTGCTGGCTACGGTAGTTAGCCTGATGGAACGTACGTTTATCAGGATAGGGAATAATGAATATGAAAAGCTGAATGGCTCCTATGGGCTTACCACGCTCAAGGATAAACATGTGTCGTTTGAAGGCGATAAGGTGCGTTTTTCATTTATCGGCAAAAAAGGCATTGACCACGATATCACGCTGAAAAGTAAAAGGCTGGCCAAAATAGTAAAACAATGCAGGGATATACCGGGTAAGGAATTGTTTCAATATTATGACGAGGAGGGAAAAAGGCACAGTATTGATTCCGGGATGGTGAATAATTATATACAGGCAGCCACCGGAATGGATTTTACGGCCAAGGATTTCCGCACCTGGGCAGGATCGTTGCTGGCGCTGCAAACATTATGTTCGGCAGGGGAGGTATTGTCCGAAACAGAAGGCAAACGTAATATTAATAGTATGCTGGATGAGGTAAGTGCCAAACTGGGCAATACCCGCACGGTATGCAAAAAATACTATGTACACCCCGGACTCATCCGGTTATACCAGGAGCAAAAACTTACACATTATCTGAAACAGCTGGATCAACTGGAAGAACCTGACCAGATCACCGGTCTTACGCAGGATGAACAGGTGTTGATGAAAGTACTGAAAGCCATTAACCGGGGAAACGCTTCCACATCCTAA
- a CDS encoding septal ring lytic transglycosylase RlpA family protein: protein MRQKPLILISACTCILILTSCHRQSVPEKSEYSKSKPAKTKTTTPAKSSGKLVKEKGKASYYGNEFDGRKTASGEIFRQSKLTAAHRTLPFGTMVTVKNLANGKSVTVRINDRGPYAKGRLIDLSKSAAQAIDMVRQGVGNVEISYKK, encoded by the coding sequence ATGCGTCAGAAACCCCTTATCCTTATTAGCGCCTGTACTTGCATTTTGATCTTAACCTCCTGTCACAGGCAAAGTGTTCCGGAAAAAAGTGAATACAGCAAAAGCAAACCGGCTAAAACCAAAACCACCACACCCGCCAAAAGCAGCGGCAAGCTGGTAAAAGAAAAAGGCAAAGCCAGTTATTATGGTAACGAATTTGATGGCCGCAAAACCGCCAGTGGCGAAATATTCCGCCAGAGTAAATTAACAGCCGCCCACCGCACCTTGCCTTTTGGCACCATGGTAACCGTAAAAAACCTGGCCAACGGCAAATCAGTGACCGTTCGCATTAACGACCGCGGCCCTTATGCCAAAGGCAGGCTTATAGATTTAAGCAAATCTGCTGCACAGGCAATTGATATGGTTAGGCAGGGCGTGGGCAATGTAGAGATTAGTTATAAGAAGTAA